Proteins encoded together in one Micromonospora kangleipakensis window:
- a CDS encoding uroporphyrinogen-III synthase, with amino-acid sequence MADELAGFTIGVTADRRRDELAALLQRRGARVVLAPALRIVPLADDTDLREATRACLDRPPDILMANTGIGMRGWLEAAEGWGLAESLRSVLGQSYVVARGPKARGAIRAAGLHDQWSPASESCEEVVEHLRRRGVAGQVIAMQLHGDRQPECTAALEDAGATVIEVPVYRWAAPTDPAPLHRLIDLVAGRLVDAVTFTSAPAAEALLRAAGDRTETVLEALRGDVLAGCVGAVTAEPLVRRGVPVSAPSRARLGALVRTIVDELPRRTVSVKAAGHLLTLRGHAAVVDGELRPLAPAPMAVLRALARTPGRVLSRTALLRTLPRGADEHAVEMAVARLRAGLRAPRVVQTVVKRGYRLRVE; translated from the coding sequence ATGGCCGACGAACTGGCCGGCTTCACGATCGGGGTCACCGCGGACCGGCGGCGGGACGAGCTGGCCGCGCTGCTCCAGCGGCGCGGCGCCCGGGTGGTGCTCGCCCCGGCGCTGCGGATCGTGCCGCTGGCCGACGACACCGACCTGCGCGAGGCCACCCGGGCCTGCCTCGACCGACCGCCGGACATCCTGATGGCGAACACCGGCATCGGGATGCGGGGCTGGCTGGAGGCGGCCGAGGGCTGGGGGCTGGCCGAATCGCTGCGCTCGGTGCTCGGCCAGTCGTACGTGGTGGCCCGTGGGCCCAAGGCGCGCGGCGCGATCCGGGCCGCCGGCCTGCACGACCAGTGGTCGCCGGCCTCGGAGAGCTGCGAGGAGGTGGTGGAGCACCTGCGCCGGCGCGGGGTGGCCGGGCAGGTCATCGCGATGCAGCTGCACGGCGACCGGCAGCCGGAGTGCACCGCCGCGCTGGAGGACGCGGGGGCCACGGTGATCGAGGTGCCGGTCTACCGCTGGGCCGCGCCGACCGACCCGGCGCCGCTGCACCGGCTGATCGACCTGGTCGCCGGCCGGCTGGTGGACGCGGTCACGTTCACCTCCGCCCCGGCGGCGGAGGCCCTGCTGCGGGCGGCCGGGGACCGCACCGAGACGGTGCTGGAGGCGCTCCGCGGCGACGTGCTGGCCGGCTGCGTCGGCGCGGTCACCGCGGAGCCGCTGGTCCGGCGGGGGGTGCCGGTGAGCGCGCCGAGCCGGGCCCGGCTCGGCGCGCTGGTCCGCACGATCGTCGACGAGCTGCCGCGCCGGACGGTGAGCGTCAAGGCCGCCGGTCACCTGCTCACCCTGCGCGGGCACGCGGCCGTGGTCGACGGGGAGCTGCGCCCGCTGGCGCCGGCCCCGATGGCGGTGCTGCGGGCGCTGGCCCGGACCCCGGGCCGGGTGCTGTCGCGGACCGCCCTGCTCCGGACGCTCCCCCGGGGCGCCGACGAGCACGCGGTGGAGATGGCCGTGGCCCGGCTGCGGGCCGGTCTGCGCGCCCCGCGCGTGGTGCAGACCGTCGTCAAGCGCGGCTACCGGCTCCGGGTGGAATAA
- a CDS encoding GTP-binding protein — protein sequence MDFANYDPAGARRSREIISAKIVVAGGFGVGKTTLVGAISEITPLTTEALMTAAGVGIDDPSKVPGKETTTVAMDFGRITMAQDLILYLFGTPGQTRFWFMWDEIIRGAVGAAVLVDTRRITDAFAPLDYFENRNLPYVVALNRFDDAPHYELEEVREALAISPDVPLVMCDARQRDSVKQVLVTVVEHAMLRLQAEHGRGFPTPVG from the coding sequence GTGGACTTCGCGAATTATGACCCCGCCGGGGCGCGCCGCAGCCGGGAGATCATCTCCGCGAAGATCGTGGTCGCGGGTGGCTTCGGCGTCGGCAAGACGACCCTGGTCGGAGCGATCTCCGAGATCACTCCGCTGACCACCGAGGCGTTGATGACGGCCGCCGGGGTGGGCATCGACGATCCGTCGAAGGTGCCCGGCAAGGAGACCACCACGGTCGCCATGGACTTCGGCCGGATCACCATGGCCCAGGACCTGATCCTCTACCTCTTCGGCACGCCGGGCCAGACCCGCTTCTGGTTCATGTGGGACGAGATCATCCGGGGCGCGGTGGGCGCCGCGGTGCTGGTCGACACCCGGCGGATCACCGACGCCTTCGCCCCGCTCGACTACTTCGAGAACCGCAACCTGCCGTACGTGGTGGCGCTGAACCGGTTCGACGACGCGCCGCACTACGAGCTGGAGGAGGTCCGCGAGGCGCTGGCGATCTCGCCGGACGTGCCGCTGGTGATGTGCGACGCGCGGCAGCGGGACTCGGTCAAGCAGGTGCTGGTGACGGTCGTCGAGCACGCCATGCTCCGCCTCCAGGCCGAGCACGGCCGCGGCTTCCCGACCCCGGTCGGCTGA
- a CDS encoding DUF742 domain-containing protein yields the protein MEPRRDPRGALVRPYAVTRGRTEPLQNIALEAVLSCTPTQVAEARFAGHDKHRIATVCEGRAQSLAEVAAYTRMPLGVARVLVADMVAEGLLTLHTAAPAEGFEERMNLLGRVLSGLREL from the coding sequence ATGGAACCACGGCGGGACCCGCGCGGCGCGCTGGTGCGACCGTACGCGGTCACCCGTGGCCGCACCGAGCCGCTGCAGAACATCGCCCTGGAGGCGGTGCTGTCGTGCACACCCACCCAGGTGGCCGAGGCGCGGTTCGCCGGGCACGACAAGCACCGCATCGCCACGGTCTGCGAGGGCCGGGCACAGTCACTCGCGGAGGTCGCCGCGTACACCCGGATGCCGCTGGGCGTCGCCCGGGTGCTGGTCGCCGACATGGTGGCCGAGGGCCTGCTGACGCTACACACCGCCGCTCCCGCCGAGGGATTCGAGGAGCGGATGAACCTGCTTGGAAGGGTGCTAAGTGGACTTCGCGAATTATGA
- a CDS encoding roadblock/LC7 domain-containing protein produces the protein MNRPAAMQDMGWLLTNFADSVAGIAHVVAVSADGLLLASSRDLPGDRADQLAAITSGVVSLTEGAARMFSAGGVLQTVIEMDSGYLFLMSISDGSSMAVLAARSCDVGQVGYEMALLVERVGAALVPLPRDAVRS, from the coding sequence ATGAACAGGCCAGCGGCCATGCAGGACATGGGTTGGCTGCTCACCAACTTCGCTGACAGCGTGGCGGGCATCGCCCACGTGGTGGCGGTGTCCGCGGACGGGCTGTTGCTCGCCTCCTCCCGGGACCTGCCCGGGGACCGGGCGGACCAGCTCGCCGCGATCACGTCCGGCGTGGTGAGCCTGACCGAGGGTGCGGCGCGGATGTTCAGCGCGGGCGGAGTGCTCCAGACCGTGATCGAGATGGACAGCGGATACCTGTTCCTGATGTCGATCAGCGACGGCTCGTCGATGGCGGTGCTCGCCGCGCGCAGCTGCGACGTCGGCCAGGTGGGCTACGAGATGGCGCTGCTGGTGGAGCGGGTGGGTGCGGCCCTGGTGCCGCTGCCCCGGGACGCCGTCCGGTCCTGA
- a CDS encoding sensor histidine kinase: MSTGPTTLPESPGADLRNRRRRLPRLRDARIRSKLALILVVPVAAVIALATVRLVSVGEGAYDATRIRSLTALSIDISALGQDLHKERMAAAVYLAAPDQKPDDYNLRVRRTDERVTAYREERGQLGELPASVRDRLKVIDDHLATLNGTRQEVLDRQQMPVAEASLRYGIILTDLVSYGDTLAQQSGGESLADARRAVAAFAHAKAAVAEEQAVAFTALASGRLDEEQFSSFVATLTSQQEALLSFSRAAEPEQRSLVDSMVSGDAVQLSDRVAADLSRSVGQRPLVTRDDASAAIGAVNDLMRWAEIQLQDRLLADADAARTEVLRQAVVETALVLLTLLIAVTLAVVLARSLNHSLRRLREGALAVANHDLPEAVSRLQNIGAIGDGGVEEIVQQVRDPIQLSNRDEVGQVAVAFNVVHREAVRVAAEQAALRTSVSAMFLNLARRSQTLVDRMIGELDAIERGEEDPKRLAQLFELDHLATRMRRNDENLLVLAGADSAVPRRDDALLVDVLRAAQSEVELYNRIEFGTVDTDVSVSAHAVNDVVRLVAELLDNATRFSPPNTTVVADGRRIRDYVLIQVEDRGLGLTDEQFDSLNRRLAAPPTVDVAAFRLMGLAVVSRLASRYGIRVELRRNVEGGTVAQVTLPNSTVVLPASRGHDPAPLARPRQPLAVEQAPLSPVGHADPLAVAGRTAAATLTDQWHTATPAPARWQGPTEARDPGPAVQVGGSTGALPSLPTMPATTPAAPPPPAPVSSGGLSVGTPTVAYPAIDPLPKRTSGGEIAGPGTSGLPVGPIAGLGGAAAAGPAPLSPLTPPAPVAPPPAAPVVARPEQPAEAPIFREMEAVWFRSHGDDETTIFTRPRFDDDPAPGAQQPVAAASRPPLPTRTPGAQASGLASSPPPYTPPSASSAPPAAAAPPPVPPVSAPASAPPAVDPDAWRTAADDGWSRATRAAEPTTGGTTRSGLPKRVPQAQLVPGGIEPKGGRPQSRRTPDEVRGLLSAYHRGVQRGRTAGADLNSTSIKETNR, translated from the coding sequence GGAACCGGCGACGGCGGCTGCCCCGGCTGCGGGACGCGCGGATCCGCTCCAAGCTCGCCCTCATCCTGGTCGTCCCGGTCGCCGCTGTCATCGCACTGGCGACTGTCCGACTCGTCTCGGTCGGTGAGGGTGCCTACGACGCCACCCGGATCCGCTCCCTCACCGCGCTCTCGATCGACATCTCGGCGCTCGGCCAGGACCTGCACAAGGAGCGGATGGCCGCCGCCGTCTACCTGGCCGCGCCCGACCAGAAGCCGGACGACTACAACCTGCGGGTCCGCCGCACCGACGAGCGGGTCACGGCGTACCGGGAGGAGCGCGGCCAGCTCGGCGAGCTGCCGGCCTCGGTCCGGGACCGGCTCAAGGTCATCGACGACCACCTGGCGACGTTGAACGGCACCCGGCAGGAGGTGCTGGACCGGCAGCAGATGCCGGTGGCCGAGGCGAGCCTGCGTTACGGCATCATCCTGACCGACCTCGTCTCGTACGGCGACACCCTCGCCCAGCAGTCCGGCGGGGAGAGTCTGGCCGACGCCCGCCGGGCGGTGGCCGCCTTCGCCCACGCCAAGGCGGCGGTCGCCGAGGAGCAGGCGGTGGCCTTCACCGCGCTGGCCTCCGGGCGGCTCGACGAGGAGCAGTTCTCCTCCTTCGTGGCGACCCTGACCAGCCAGCAGGAGGCGCTGCTCTCCTTCTCGCGCGCCGCCGAGCCGGAGCAGCGGAGCCTGGTCGACAGCATGGTGTCCGGCGACGCGGTGCAGCTCTCCGACCGGGTCGCGGCCGACCTGTCCCGGTCGGTCGGGCAGCGCCCACTGGTTACCCGGGACGACGCCTCCGCCGCCATCGGCGCGGTGAACGACCTGATGCGGTGGGCCGAGATCCAGCTCCAGGACCGGCTCTTGGCCGACGCCGACGCGGCGCGTACGGAGGTCCTCCGGCAGGCGGTCGTCGAGACGGCGCTCGTGCTGCTCACCCTGCTCATCGCGGTGACCCTCGCCGTGGTGCTCGCCCGCTCGCTCAACCACTCGCTGCGCCGGCTGCGGGAGGGTGCCCTGGCGGTGGCCAACCACGACCTGCCGGAGGCGGTCAGCCGCCTGCAGAACATCGGCGCCATCGGCGACGGCGGGGTGGAGGAGATCGTCCAGCAGGTCCGGGACCCGATCCAGCTCAGCAATCGCGACGAGGTCGGCCAGGTGGCGGTGGCCTTCAACGTGGTGCACCGGGAGGCCGTCCGGGTGGCGGCCGAGCAGGCCGCGCTACGTACCAGCGTCTCGGCCATGTTCCTCAACCTGGCCCGGCGCAGTCAGACCCTGGTCGACCGGATGATCGGCGAGCTGGACGCGATCGAGCGCGGCGAGGAGGACCCGAAGCGCCTCGCCCAGCTCTTCGAGCTCGACCACCTGGCCACCCGGATGCGCCGCAACGACGAGAACCTGCTGGTGCTGGCCGGGGCCGACTCGGCCGTGCCGCGCCGCGACGACGCGCTCCTGGTGGACGTGCTGCGGGCCGCCCAGTCCGAGGTGGAGCTCTACAACCGTATCGAGTTCGGCACGGTCGACACCGACGTCTCGGTCTCCGCGCACGCGGTCAACGACGTGGTCCGGCTGGTCGCCGAGCTGCTGGACAACGCCACCCGGTTCTCCCCGCCGAACACCACCGTGGTGGCCGACGGCCGGCGGATCCGGGACTACGTGCTGATCCAGGTGGAGGACCGCGGTCTGGGCCTCACCGACGAGCAGTTCGACTCGCTGAACCGGCGGCTGGCCGCCCCGCCGACGGTGGACGTGGCCGCGTTCCGGCTGATGGGCCTCGCCGTGGTGAGTCGGCTCGCCTCCCGCTACGGCATCCGCGTCGAGCTGCGGCGCAACGTGGAGGGCGGGACGGTCGCCCAGGTGACCCTGCCGAACTCCACGGTGGTGCTGCCGGCCAGCCGGGGCCACGACCCGGCGCCGCTGGCCCGGCCACGCCAGCCGCTGGCCGTCGAGCAGGCGCCGCTCTCCCCGGTCGGCCACGCCGACCCGCTGGCCGTCGCCGGGCGTACCGCCGCGGCCACCCTGACCGATCAGTGGCATACCGCGACGCCCGCGCCGGCGCGCTGGCAGGGGCCGACCGAGGCGCGGGACCCCGGCCCCGCGGTGCAGGTGGGCGGCTCCACCGGCGCGCTGCCGAGCCTGCCCACCATGCCGGCCACCACGCCGGCCGCGCCCCCGCCGCCGGCCCCCGTCTCCAGCGGCGGCCTCTCGGTCGGTACGCCCACCGTCGCCTACCCCGCCATCGACCCGCTGCCGAAGCGGACCTCGGGCGGGGAGATCGCCGGTCCGGGCACCTCGGGGCTGCCGGTGGGTCCGATCGCGGGGCTTGGCGGCGCCGCCGCGGCCGGCCCGGCCCCGTTGTCGCCCCTGACGCCGCCGGCGCCGGTGGCTCCGCCCCCGGCCGCCCCGGTGGTCGCCCGGCCGGAACAGCCGGCCGAGGCGCCGATCTTCCGGGAGATGGAGGCGGTCTGGTTCCGCTCCCACGGTGACGACGAGACGACGATCTTCACCCGGCCCCGGTTCGACGACGACCCGGCCCCGGGCGCGCAGCAGCCGGTCGCCGCAGCGTCGCGGCCGCCGCTGCCGACCCGTACCCCGGGCGCCCAGGCGTCGGGCCTGGCCTCGTCGCCGCCGCCGTACACCCCGCCGTCGGCGTCGTCCGCGCCGCCCGCCGCGGCCGCACCCCCGCCCGTGCCACCGGTCTCCGCGCCGGCGTCGGCGCCGCCTGCGGTGGACCCGGACGCCTGGCGGACGGCGGCCGACGACGGCTGGTCGCGGGCGACCCGGGCCGCCGAGCCGACCACCGGCGGGACCACCCGCTCCGGTCTGCCGAAGCGGGTGCCGCAGGCCCAGCTCGTCCCCGGCGGCATCGAGCCGAAGGGGGGCCGGCCCCAGAGCCGGCGCACGCCCGACGAAGTACGCGGCCTGCTGTCGGCCTACCACCGCGGTGTGCAGCGGGGTCGGACGGCCGGCGCGGACCTGAACAGCACCTCGATCAAGGAGACGAACCGATGA